The Fibrobacter sp. UWT2 sequence CCATTTTTTCAGGTTGTTGCCAGGCCAATCGCGATTGTTGGCAAATATTTCGGTATGCATGTAATTGATAAAGTTGTCCACGTCGATTTGCGATTCCACATAAGCAAAATTTTCTTCGCTTGCAAGGGTGCGATCTTCAAGCCAGTCCATCAAGGCCACATAATCTGTTGCAGAACCCGCAGAGACAGAATTGTCCGCCTTCAGCAAGTCAATTTTTTCAGGATCGAGGCCATAATGCGTCTCGAAGTAGTATTCCGTCGAACGTTCGCGGATGCTATGGATGCCGTAGTATTCGCCATTGTAATACACCACCGCAAAACGGCCGCGCTGATAATCCACGCCCAGTCCCTCACTCACCGAGCTGGCGAGCCTGTCGCGAATGTAATCGTTTCCAAAATTGCTGCCGTTATTGCGAAGCAAAAACACCTTGAACTTGTTCAGCTCCGGAAATTCAGGGAACAAGGCATACTTTAAACGACTGTCACCATACTTTTCACGGAATGTAATCGCCACCGATTTCTTGTCGTTTTGGCGACTGTAATTTCCAAAAATTTTCAGTCCCGCACGTTTTGCAAATGCAGGCGCATTCACGCCCGGTTCCATAAATTCCACCGTAACGGGGACTTCTTTATCGAGCCAGTAATTTGCACCATAATGCGGTTCCTTGCTCTGCGCAAAATTGCCTTCCATGTAGATTCCCGAATCCGGATCAAATAAGGAATTCGGATCCGCCGTCAAGAACACCGCCGGTACAGCAGGCGCACTTTCGAACACATAAGTGCGATTTGTTTCTTCGCCGGCGAGCGCCCCCGCCACAAAAGAAGCGCAGCGAATCGTCATTGTCGATTCAACCGTCAACGCCGTTGCGACAGCGGATTCTGCTGTAGGTGCAATGCCACCCGTTTCACAACGAACCGCCGCATTTTCCGGGAACGAAATCGCAAAGGGCTTATCGTAAAAACCAGAGGGAGGAATTTCCGTCAAAGTATCGAGCGCAGGCGATCGCGACGGCACCACCGATTGCGTTACAAGGCCATAAGGCGAAGCCTCGCCGAATCCAAAGCCAGGCGTACCATCCAGAAGCGTTCCATAATTCCACGTTTTCCCCACAGGCATTTCAGGATACGCCACCGAATCCACTATGGCCGTATCGGCATTCACCAAATACAAGCGACCGCCAGATTTGTTCAGCTTGAATGATGCATGCGGTTCATGCCCACGATTGCGGGCGATGTAGCTGAAAACTTTGACCGTCACTTCTTGAGACTCGTTCGCCTCCGGGCTCATTCGGGTACCGTAAATATTTTGAAGGTCCGGAAAAGTTGTTCCCGTTGGCAAAGACGCGCGGTACACCGTCGAAGAATCGCCTGTTCCCGTAAATACGATCTCGTAACCTTTCCAGTCATCAATATCGGGTTGCGTTAGCCTAAAAGACACCTTGCGGTCCTTGGTAATGTAGGCCC is a genomic window containing:
- a CDS encoding CotH kinase family protein; the protein is MTFRRVYATLFAALSLVGVLACSDSNGQSTKVEQISEEEVPQDTSKADSQKTLPFVGGAVMLTEVDPINIVYEDHEGDDAGWIELFNTSADTVDLSGMYLTDRLTEPFKWKFGNAKLAPSSFLVVFMSGKNYPDNVLPHDSLNMIGPGCWTWTDSQSDPPGYSYADPLPGQKKNCFKEESERRFGSVMKLGENKELGWSSIAVFVGTGNSDKEDVLDISATNEILMRAYITKDRKVSFRLTQPDIDDWKGYEIVFTGTGDSSTVYRASLPTGTTFPDLQNIYGTRMSPEANESQEVTVKVFSYIARNRGHEPHASFKLNKSGGRLYLVNADTAIVDSVAYPEMPVGKTWNYGTLLDGTPGFGFGEASPYGLVTQSVVPSRSPALDTLTEIPPSGFYDKPFAISFPENAAVRCETGGIAPTAESAVATALTVESTMTIRCASFVAGALAGEETNRTYVFESAPAVPAVFLTADPNSLFDPDSGIYMEGNFAQSKEPHYGANYWLDKEVPVTVEFMEPGVNAPAFAKRAGLKIFGNYSRQNDKKSVAITFREKYGDSRLKYALFPEFPELNKFKVFLLRNNGSNFGNDYIRDRLASSVSEGLGVDYQRGRFAVVYYNGEYYGIHSIRERSTEYYFETHYGLDPEKIDLLKADNSVSAGSATDYVALMDWLEDRTLASEENFAYVESQIDVDNFINYMHTEIFANNRDWPGNNLKKWRGTSPQTKWKWFLYDLDFGYGNSYSEYTNNIFEFATAEDGPSWPNGPEFTLLLRRLLENDGFKAAFINRMAALLKMNFESSRVLGRIDKMMSEIESEIPRDQKRWNLSASRMTKQLNDIKDFAEERPGVIYSELQEFFGLGHAAPVTLSVNGSGAILVHGLKLDASPMTINFFEGFPVTVTAAANAGSVWSGWSDGVMETTRTVVPGEIESLTAVFK